From Granulicella sp. WH15, the proteins below share one genomic window:
- a CDS encoding Gfo/Idh/MocA family oxidoreductase, whose translation MGELREIGVGVIGFGLACRVFHAPFVSAVPGLKLRAIVQRKGNEAAEAYPEVKIARSVEELLEDAAIEVVVVATPNETHYALAKQCLEAGRHIVIDKPFAGTSAEAREIIELAAAKGLLAAPFHNRRWDGDFLTVRQLVEEKALGRLVTFESHFDRFRPMPRENTWKESGDLSHGLLFDLAPHLVDQVTSLFGAPKSVTASVRTDRDNSAIEDAFDIVLAYEGMLAFCRSSMLACDASPRFLLHGTAGSFKKYGLDPQEPALVGGAQVPLLGSPEVWLEEDESQWGTLSVAPVLAEPGKLVKTVVKTEPGDYRPFYVNVRNAVLGKEPLIVSPEDGYQAVKILELARVSSKEGRTVAFEG comes from the coding sequence ATGGGTGAGCTGCGTGAGATTGGTGTTGGGGTAATCGGATTTGGACTGGCCTGCCGCGTGTTTCATGCGCCGTTTGTAAGCGCGGTGCCGGGGCTGAAGCTGCGGGCCATCGTGCAGCGCAAGGGCAATGAGGCCGCTGAGGCATATCCCGAGGTGAAGATCGCACGGTCGGTGGAAGAGCTGCTGGAGGATGCGGCGATTGAGGTAGTGGTGGTGGCCACGCCGAACGAGACGCACTATGCGCTGGCCAAGCAGTGTCTCGAAGCCGGACGGCATATCGTGATCGACAAGCCGTTTGCGGGCACGAGCGCGGAGGCGCGGGAGATCATCGAGCTGGCGGCGGCAAAGGGGCTGCTCGCCGCTCCCTTCCACAACCGGCGCTGGGACGGCGACTTTCTGACCGTGCGGCAGTTGGTGGAGGAGAAGGCGCTGGGGCGGTTGGTGACCTTCGAGTCGCACTTCGACCGCTTCCGCCCGATGCCTCGGGAGAACACCTGGAAGGAGTCCGGCGATCTCTCGCACGGGCTGCTCTTCGACCTGGCCCCGCACCTGGTGGACCAGGTGACGAGCCTCTTCGGCGCGCCGAAGAGCGTGACCGCGAGCGTCCGGACCGACCGCGACAACTCCGCGATTGAAGATGCCTTCGACATCGTGTTGGCCTACGAGGGGATGCTGGCGTTCTGCCGGTCGAGCATGTTGGCTTGCGATGCGTCGCCGCGCTTCCTTCTGCACGGGACGGCGGGCAGCTTCAAGAAGTACGGACTGGACCCGCAGGAACCGGCCCTGGTGGGCGGGGCTCAGGTGCCTCTGCTGGGCAGCCCGGAGGTGTGGCTGGAGGAGGACGAGTCGCAGTGGGGCACGCTGAGCGTAGCTCCGGTGCTGGCCGAGCCGGGCAAGCTGGTGAAAACGGTGGTCAAGACCGAACCGGGGGATTACCGGCCGTTCTACGTGAACGTACGCAACGCCGTGTTGGGCAAGGAGCCGCTGATCGTCAGCCCGGAGGATGGGTATCAGGCGGTGAAGATCCTGGAGCTGGCGCGTGTCAGCTCGAAGGAAGGGCGGACGGTGGCGTTTGAAGGATAG
- a CDS encoding DNA starvation/stationary phase protection protein gives MAVAIKKSTDQDVAPHWHAHAKEIQKFGTVIEDMPHYLDAKVRGKMCAKLNILLADTIALRDLYKKHHWQVSGPTFYQLHLLFDKHYEEQAEMADKIAERLQLLGGVTVAMGGDVAEITGIPRPPRGKEEVPVQISRLLEAHKIIMKQCSEIADAADDAGDQGTNDLAVSDILRPNELQSWFIGQHLVEMPLILSK, from the coding sequence ATGGCAGTAGCAATCAAAAAATCAACCGATCAGGATGTAGCCCCGCACTGGCACGCTCACGCTAAAGAGATCCAGAAGTTCGGCACCGTCATCGAGGACATGCCTCACTACCTCGACGCCAAGGTTCGCGGCAAGATGTGCGCGAAGCTCAACATCCTCCTCGCCGATACCATCGCGCTCCGCGATCTGTACAAGAAGCACCACTGGCAGGTCTCCGGCCCCACCTTCTACCAGCTCCACCTCCTCTTCGACAAGCACTACGAGGAGCAGGCCGAGATGGCCGACAAGATCGCCGAGCGGCTCCAGCTTCTGGGCGGAGTCACGGTCGCCATGGGCGGAGACGTCGCCGAGATCACCGGGATTCCGCGTCCGCCCCGGGGCAAGGAAGAGGTGCCGGTGCAGATCTCGCGTCTGCTCGAGGCCCACAAGATCATCATGAAGCAGTGCTCCGAGATCGCCGATGCGGCTGACGACGCCGGAGACCAGGGCACCAACGATCTCGCGGTCTCGGACATCCTCCGCCCCAACGAGCTGCAATCCTGGTTCATCGGCCAGCACCTCGTCGAGATGCCTCTGATCCTCAGTAAGTAG
- a CDS encoding UbiD family decarboxylase: MAYTDLREWISKLDKSGELVRIKHSVSPDLEMAEIADRAAKLPATAQHGPGGPALLFENVIGYPGARVLMNQFGSERRMKLALEVDSLDAIADRIRVLLHPETPTGLLEKLKMLPKLAEVGSFFPKLIDRNAAPCKQVIHKGTDVDLLQLPILKTWPQDGGPFITLPCVITKDPKSGKRNVGMYRMQVYDGQTTGMHWQRQKNAAEQLRDRLRAAATDTTAAVDLMALTAGGTTAATSTASLNAQTLTKIRGNRMEVAVAIGTDPATTFSAIVPAPPEVEEYLISGFLRQKPVELVKAETVDLEVPAHAEIILEGFVSLDELRTEGPFGDHTGFYTMQDEYPVFHLTAITHRRDPIYAATIVGKPPMEDAWMGKAVERIFLPLMQLTLPEIVDVNLPAAGVFHNLMIVSIRKSYAGHARKVMNGIWAMGQAMFTKCIIVVDEDCDVQDLNEVTLRTANNIDPERDIQFTLGPVDSLDHASRLPNFGSKMGIDATRKWAAEGFTRPWPPMLKMDEKVTERIDAIWSKLGIN, from the coding sequence TTGGCCTACACCGACCTACGCGAATGGATCTCGAAGCTCGATAAATCCGGCGAACTCGTCCGCATTAAACACTCCGTCTCGCCCGACCTCGAGATGGCCGAGATCGCGGATCGCGCCGCCAAGCTGCCCGCGACCGCCCAGCACGGCCCCGGTGGCCCCGCGCTCCTCTTCGAGAACGTCATCGGCTACCCCGGCGCCCGCGTCCTGATGAACCAGTTCGGCTCCGAGCGCCGCATGAAGCTGGCCCTCGAGGTAGACTCGCTGGACGCCATCGCCGACCGCATCCGCGTCCTGCTGCACCCCGAGACCCCCACCGGCCTCCTCGAAAAGCTGAAGATGCTCCCCAAACTGGCCGAGGTCGGCAGCTTCTTCCCCAAGCTCATCGACCGCAACGCCGCGCCCTGCAAGCAGGTCATCCACAAGGGCACGGACGTCGATCTGCTCCAGCTTCCCATTCTCAAGACCTGGCCGCAGGACGGCGGCCCGTTCATCACGCTGCCCTGCGTCATCACCAAAGACCCGAAGTCCGGCAAGCGCAACGTCGGTATGTACCGGATGCAGGTCTACGACGGCCAGACCACCGGGATGCACTGGCAGCGCCAGAAGAACGCCGCCGAGCAGCTTCGCGACCGCCTGCGCGCTGCCGCGACCGACACGACCGCCGCCGTGGACCTGATGGCCCTGACCGCCGGAGGCACCACCGCGGCCACGTCAACCGCCAGCCTCAACGCCCAGACCCTGACCAAGATCCGCGGCAACCGCATGGAGGTCGCGGTAGCCATCGGCACCGACCCGGCGACCACCTTCAGCGCCATCGTGCCCGCGCCGCCCGAGGTGGAGGAGTATCTCATCTCAGGCTTCCTGCGCCAGAAGCCGGTCGAGCTGGTCAAGGCCGAGACGGTCGACCTCGAGGTTCCGGCCCACGCCGAGATCATTCTCGAGGGCTTCGTGAGCCTGGATGAGCTGCGCACCGAAGGTCCCTTCGGCGACCACACCGGCTTCTACACCATGCAGGACGAGTACCCGGTCTTCCACCTCACGGCCATCACCCACCGCCGCGACCCCATCTACGCCGCCACCATCGTGGGCAAGCCGCCGATGGAGGACGCCTGGATGGGCAAGGCCGTGGAGCGCATCTTCCTGCCGCTCATGCAGCTCACGCTGCCTGAAATCGTCGACGTAAACCTACCCGCTGCGGGCGTCTTCCACAACCTGATGATCGTCTCGATCCGCAAGTCCTACGCGGGCCACGCGCGCAAGGTGATGAACGGCATCTGGGCGATGGGACAGGCGATGTTCACCAAGTGCATCATCGTGGTGGACGAGGACTGCGATGTGCAGGACCTGAACGAGGTTACGCTGCGCACGGCCAACAACATCGACCCGGAGCGCGACATCCAGTTCACGCTGGGGCCGGTCGATTCGCTCGACCACGCCAGCCGCCTGCCCAACTTCGGCTCGAAGATGGGCATTGACGCCACGCGCAAGTGGGCTGCGGAGGGCTTCACGCGTCCCTGGCCGCCGATGCTCAAGATGGACGAGAAGGTGACCGAGCGGATCGACGCGATCTGGAGCAAGCTGGGCATCAACTAG
- a CDS encoding VTT domain-containing protein yields the protein MPIALLFFVHYVYPILFLWVLVEQLGVPVPSIPLLLTAGTLSATHRVSAFGALLVVLLACLIADSLWYALGRRYGNSVLKLLCRLSLEANTCVSKTEGYFSKHGAVTLLFAKFVPGLSTVAAPIAGQTGMRFNRFMAYDIAGTIIWAEIYLLAGRFFGDIAKKSQPFFAMLGHFAVVIFALMVLGFMGYRLLKQRRFLANVRAMRLDPDELKHMIDTAARQGNIPPFIVDLRHPLDYLPDPRVLPGAVRVSPSQITQHEAILPRDRDVILYCTCPSEETSGKVALQLHRLGINRVRPLRGGFEGWRDAGYPLVDYVEPPIAEALTNPATAHPVPPEIVTLTEA from the coding sequence ATGCCAATTGCTCTCCTATTTTTCGTGCACTACGTCTACCCCATCCTCTTCCTATGGGTATTGGTGGAGCAGCTCGGCGTCCCGGTCCCCAGCATTCCCCTGCTCCTCACCGCAGGCACCCTCTCGGCTACCCACCGCGTCTCGGCCTTCGGCGCATTGCTGGTCGTCCTCCTCGCCTGCCTCATCGCTGACTCGCTCTGGTACGCGCTTGGCCGCCGCTACGGCAACTCGGTCCTCAAGCTCCTCTGCCGCCTCTCGCTCGAGGCCAACACCTGCGTCTCGAAGACCGAGGGCTACTTCAGCAAGCACGGAGCGGTCACGCTGCTCTTCGCCAAGTTCGTCCCCGGCCTCTCCACTGTGGCCGCGCCCATCGCCGGGCAGACCGGGATGCGCTTCAACCGCTTCATGGCCTACGATATCGCCGGGACCATCATCTGGGCCGAGATCTACCTGCTCGCGGGCCGCTTCTTCGGCGACATCGCCAAAAAGAGCCAGCCCTTCTTTGCGATGCTGGGCCACTTCGCCGTCGTCATCTTCGCCCTGATGGTCCTGGGCTTCATGGGCTACCGCCTGCTCAAGCAGCGCCGCTTTCTCGCCAACGTCCGCGCCATGCGGCTCGACCCCGACGAGCTGAAGCACATGATCGACACCGCCGCCCGGCAGGGCAACATCCCGCCCTTTATCGTCGACCTGCGCCACCCGCTCGACTACCTGCCCGACCCCCGCGTGCTGCCCGGCGCGGTCCGGGTCAGCCCGTCGCAGATCACGCAGCACGAGGCTATCCTGCCGCGCGACCGCGACGTGATCCTCTACTGCACCTGCCCCAGCGAGGAGACCAGCGGCAAGGTCGCGCTGCAACTGCACCGGCTCGGCATCAACCGGGTCCGCCCGCTGCGTGGTGGCTTCGAGGGCTGGCGGGATGCAGGCTATCCGCTGGTGGACTATGTAGAGCCGCCCATCGCCGAGGCGCTGACCAACCCAGCCACGGCCCATCCGGTCCCACCCGAGATCGTCACCCTCACCGAAGCCTGA
- a CDS encoding UPF0175 family protein, producing MHITVQLPDDLTQHANPAREALEALAIEGYRSRTLSAYQTRLLLGFETRMELDSFLKEHEVWENSYNLDDLEKDTAGFERKG from the coding sequence ATGCACATCACGGTCCAGCTCCCCGACGATCTGACCCAACACGCCAATCCTGCGCGTGAAGCGCTGGAGGCGTTGGCTATCGAAGGGTATCGGTCGAGAACACTCTCGGCCTATCAGACGCGCCTGCTGTTGGGATTTGAGACGCGGATGGAGCTGGACAGTTTTCTCAAGGAGCACGAGGTCTGGGAGAACTCCTATAACCTTGACGACCTTGAAAAAGATACGGCGGGATTTGAACGAAAGGGATGA
- a CDS encoding rhodanese-related sulfurtransferase: MMYTIAAFYRFVLLPAPAGLQQQLLAAFTEDELCGTILIAEEGVNGTIAGSAETIDRVLALLLQETGLERAEVKFATSEERPFGRLKIQLKSAIIPFRKAEVDPSRTGTFVEPQEWNALIADPEVLLLDTRNHYEVEYGTFAEATDPGIETFSDFASYVREQLDPAKHRKVAMFCTGGIRCEKASAFMLQEGFGEVYQLKGGILRYLEEIPEQSSQWRGTCFVFDRRTSVGHADLAG, encoded by the coding sequence ATGATGTACACGATCGCCGCCTTCTACCGCTTCGTCCTCCTGCCCGCACCTGCCGGTTTGCAGCAGCAGTTGCTCGCCGCCTTCACGGAGGACGAGCTATGCGGGACCATCCTCATCGCCGAAGAGGGGGTGAACGGCACCATCGCAGGCTCGGCGGAGACCATCGACCGCGTGCTGGCGCTCCTGCTGCAAGAGACCGGCCTCGAGCGCGCCGAAGTAAAGTTCGCGACCTCCGAAGAGCGCCCCTTCGGACGCTTGAAGATTCAGCTCAAGAGCGCGATCATCCCCTTCCGCAAGGCCGAGGTCGATCCCTCGCGCACCGGCACCTTTGTCGAGCCGCAGGAGTGGAACGCCCTGATCGCCGACCCCGAGGTATTGCTGCTCGACACCCGCAACCACTACGAGGTCGAGTACGGCACCTTCGCCGAGGCGACCGACCCCGGCATCGAGACCTTCTCGGACTTCGCCAGCTATGTACGCGAGCAGCTCGACCCGGCGAAGCACCGCAAAGTAGCGATGTTCTGCACCGGCGGCATCCGCTGCGAGAAGGCATCCGCCTTCATGTTGCAGGAGGGCTTCGGCGAGGTCTATCAGTTGAAAGGCGGCATCCTGCGCTACCTGGAAGAGATTCCCGAGCAGTCGAGCCAGTGGCGCGGAACCTGCTTCGTCTTCGACCGCCGCACCTCGGTAGGCCACGCAGACCTTGCAGGCTAA
- a CDS encoding TolC family protein: protein MTPRKAAPGVRAGTQAHLFRSVARNLGLGIGLGIGLGTTAQAQAPATSAATSATAASTAISVGQTQLYNATGQNGAQSTPDSYKGSIVEGRNTGTMLDLTLDDAIARGLRTNLGLILQGSAVQNAKGQRLQQLQALLPTITGSASVEVEQINLAAFGLQIPGLKPIIGPFQVVDFRAYLTQNLLNLQALNTYLAAKHNFTGAKLTAEDARDLVTLTVGNAYLLCIADAARIEAVKAELETSNVTLNQAMAGHDAGTSPRLDVLRAQVDVQNEKQSLISSTNQLAKDKIALARTIGLPLDQEFRLTDLVPFRSLDEINPDTAFQQALKGRKDLAATQEQLKASESQKKAAFDDRLPTVSFSGDYGDQGTTPGHSHGTFTATGQAQMPILQIAKNKGEVEAADAQLQQARERYSDQIQQVNADVRDSILDIQAAAKLVEATHTNVTLATEELSEAQQRFHAGISDNLPVSQAQSQVEQANDQYISALYQHNVAKLSLARALGVAQTNFHDYLGGK, encoded by the coding sequence ATGACTCCACGCAAAGCAGCGCCCGGCGTACGAGCAGGGACCCAGGCGCATCTCTTCCGCTCTGTTGCCCGCAATTTAGGGTTGGGCATAGGGTTGGGCATAGGGCTTGGAACCACGGCACAGGCTCAGGCACCGGCGACCTCGGCCGCCACCTCTGCCACGGCGGCCAGCACGGCGATCTCCGTCGGACAGACCCAGCTCTACAACGCTACCGGCCAGAACGGCGCGCAGAGCACTCCGGACTCCTACAAGGGGTCCATCGTTGAGGGCAGGAACACCGGCACCATGCTTGACCTGACGCTGGACGACGCCATCGCTCGCGGGCTGCGGACGAACCTCGGCCTCATCCTGCAAGGCTCGGCTGTGCAGAACGCCAAGGGCCAGCGGCTGCAGCAGTTGCAGGCGTTGCTTCCCACCATCACCGGCTCGGCCAGCGTCGAAGTCGAACAGATCAACTTGGCCGCCTTCGGACTTCAGATTCCGGGCCTCAAGCCCATCATCGGGCCTTTCCAGGTCGTCGACTTCCGCGCCTACCTGACGCAGAACCTCCTCAACCTGCAGGCGCTCAATACCTATCTGGCGGCCAAGCACAACTTCACCGGGGCCAAGCTCACGGCTGAAGATGCCCGCGACCTCGTCACCCTCACAGTCGGCAACGCCTATCTGCTCTGCATTGCGGACGCCGCCCGTATCGAGGCGGTCAAGGCCGAGCTGGAGACCTCGAACGTCACCCTGAACCAGGCGATGGCCGGTCACGACGCCGGAACCAGCCCCCGGCTGGACGTGCTGCGCGCTCAGGTGGACGTGCAGAACGAGAAGCAGAGCCTGATCTCCTCGACCAACCAACTGGCCAAGGACAAGATCGCGCTGGCCCGCACCATCGGCCTGCCGCTCGACCAGGAGTTTCGCCTCACCGACCTGGTTCCGTTCCGGTCGCTCGACGAGATCAACCCGGATACGGCCTTCCAGCAGGCTCTCAAGGGCCGCAAGGACCTGGCCGCGACTCAGGAGCAGCTCAAGGCCAGCGAGTCGCAGAAGAAGGCCGCCTTCGACGACCGTCTCCCCACCGTCAGCTTCTCGGGCGACTACGGCGACCAGGGCACCACGCCGGGCCACTCGCACGGTACGTTTACGGCGACCGGCCAGGCGCAGATGCCGATCCTCCAGATCGCCAAGAACAAGGGCGAGGTGGAGGCCGCCGACGCCCAGCTCCAACAGGCGCGCGAGCGTTACTCGGACCAGATCCAGCAGGTCAACGCCGACGTTCGTGACAGCATCCTCGACATCCAGGCCGCAGCCAAGCTCGTCGAGGCGACGCACACCAACGTCACCCTGGCCACCGAGGAGCTATCCGAGGCGCAGCAGCGCTTCCATGCCGGAATCTCCGACAATCTTCCCGTCTCGCAGGCCCAGAGCCAGGTCGAGCAGGCCAACGATCAATACATCAGCGCGCTCTACCAGCACAACGTCGCGAAGCTCTCGCTCGCCCGTGCGCTCGGCGTCGCCCAGACCAACTTTCACGACTATCTCGGAGGCAAGTAA
- a CDS encoding HlyD family secretion protein, translating to MPDQDQTTQTVQNPPEESMEKKTGRKVILFGVVLLLILGAIFYYWRSTFSEETDDAQVDGDIYQVSSRVAGQVIHVYVEDNTKVEKGALLAEIDPKDFQVALEQAQATLANAQASYQQATVNIPIISVNTRTQVSTTGSDVRSSSSSVEQAQKQAAAAAARVEQAKANAVRAKLDVDRYTPLVQKDVISKQQYDAAIATERANSAAVVEAEASLVAAQAGISSAQQRLDSARFQASQANKNGPQLVAVEHARAEAALADVKQAQARVDQAMLNLSYTRITAPTSGVVNKKNVQVGANLSVGQDLLSIIPLSDLWVTANFKETQLKEMRPGQKVTLKVDALGGRKFTGEVAQIGGATGSRLSLFPPENATGNYVKVVQRIPVRINFTNLKQENGDYALRPGFSVTPEVTVKN from the coding sequence GTGCCAGATCAAGACCAGACTACGCAAACCGTCCAGAACCCACCTGAAGAGTCGATGGAGAAGAAGACCGGCCGCAAGGTCATCCTCTTCGGCGTCGTCCTGCTGCTCATCTTGGGCGCTATCTTTTACTACTGGCGCTCCACCTTCTCCGAGGAGACCGACGACGCCCAGGTCGATGGCGACATCTACCAGGTAAGCTCGCGCGTCGCGGGCCAGGTCATCCATGTCTACGTGGAGGACAACACCAAGGTCGAAAAGGGCGCGCTGCTGGCCGAGATCGACCCCAAGGACTTCCAGGTAGCCCTCGAGCAGGCGCAGGCCACCCTGGCCAACGCTCAGGCCAGCTACCAGCAGGCCACGGTCAACATTCCGATCATCTCGGTCAACACCCGCACCCAGGTCAGCACGACCGGCTCCGACGTCCGCTCCTCCTCGTCCTCGGTGGAGCAGGCGCAGAAGCAGGCCGCCGCTGCCGCTGCCCGCGTCGAGCAGGCCAAGGCCAACGCCGTCCGGGCCAAGCTCGACGTGGACCGTTACACCCCGCTGGTGCAGAAGGACGTCATCTCCAAGCAGCAGTACGATGCCGCCATCGCCACGGAGCGGGCTAACTCGGCTGCTGTGGTTGAGGCTGAAGCCTCGCTCGTGGCCGCGCAGGCTGGCATCAGCTCGGCCCAGCAGCGCCTCGACAGCGCCCGCTTCCAGGCCTCGCAGGCCAATAAGAACGGTCCCCAACTGGTCGCGGTCGAGCACGCCCGCGCCGAAGCCGCCCTGGCCGACGTCAAGCAGGCTCAGGCCCGAGTCGATCAGGCGATGCTGAACCTCTCCTACACCCGCATCACCGCGCCCACCTCCGGCGTCGTCAACAAGAAGAACGTACAAGTCGGCGCGAACCTCTCGGTCGGCCAGGATCTGCTCTCGATCATCCCGCTCTCCGACCTGTGGGTGACTGCGAACTTCAAGGAGACGCAGCTCAAGGAGATGAGGCCCGGCCAGAAGGTGACCCTGAAGGTCGACGCGCTCGGCGGCCGCAAGTTCACCGGCGAGGTCGCGCAGATCGGCGGAGCCACCGGCTCGCGTCTCTCGCTCTTCCCGCCCGAGAACGCCACCGGCAACTACGTCAAGGTGGTTCAGCGCATCCCGGTCCGTATCAACTTCACCAACCTGAAGCAGGAGAACGGCGACTACGCGTTGCGTCCCGGTTTCTCGGTCACGCCTGAGGTCACGGTCAAGAATTAG